A section of the Brachyhypopomus gauderio isolate BG-103 chromosome 13, BGAUD_0.2, whole genome shotgun sequence genome encodes:
- the tmem200ca gene encoding transmembrane protein 200C: MIATGGLLRISARRQDSLRAKNRAENKRKRKAKKKRKSEVVVVKGKLKLFSISGLVAALGILVLLVGIALAVLGYWPKDSLYPLLTPNSLHKPQRPEDVRVPKSMNWTTNGKLIHQLNGHTLISNHSNGTAENLPKLGAFAEFLNRHLYSDKLKVFGPLIMGIGIFLFICANAVLHENRDKKTKIINLRDIYSTVIDIHSLRTKDNASHNGFVNYVQSKGLEGKPGSIYSAAVLAKESWPSSGSFKQHQGSLPPSRRSSNGKAQDFPQDRHSFTDTVYSICREQDRATKSSTVPKHWESRTFMTSSGSAFTLPMMKLNHRSVEKRRGSDRTGEVSNEHLDADAIRHCLESLAASGSITKASVEMAQTHSILSQDSVEVYKSSGSLQGMPHVSQQGSQVQLLPASPGPKIRGSHLSLSALSDYSRSIGLGICPSTPSRRHMERPRRLSCPRMEGLSSGGYIKLEGLGGESFESSLFSSADPLSKGEVSESLPVEEEGASSEPDSGVVRRYSNKDKLIMISRSDTTLEDIETESVEI; encoded by the coding sequence ATGATTGCCACTGGGGGTCTTCTGCGGATCTCAGCCAGACGCCAAGACTCCCTCCGTGCCAAAAACCGTGCGGAGAACAAGCGTAAGAGGAAAGCcaagaagaagaggaaaagtgaggtggtggtggtgaagggcaAACTGAAGCTCTTCTCCATCTCCGGTCTGGTCGCTGCGCTTGGCATCCTTGTGCTGCTTGTGGGCATCGCCTTGGCAGTGCTGGGCTACTGGCCTAAGGACAGCCTGTACCCACTACTCACCCCTAACAGCTTACACAAACCACAGAGACCTGAAGATGTAAGAGTGCCCAAGTCAATGAACTGGACCACTAATGGCAAGCTCATTCATCAGCTAAATGGACACACGCTCATCTCCAATCACTCCAATGGCACAGCTGAGAATTTACCGAAGCTAGGGGCTTTTGCTGAGTTTTTGAATAGACACTTATATTCAGATAAGCTAAAAGTCTTTGGGCCATTGATAATGGGCATCGGGATCTTCCTGTTCATTTGTGCCAATGCAGTGTTGCATGAAAACAgggacaaaaagacaaaaatcatCAACCTCAGAGACATTTACTCCACAGTCATTGACATCCACAGTTTGCGAACTAAGGACAACGCTTCGCACAATGGGTTTGTAAACTATGTACAATCAAAGGGGCTGGAGGGTAAACCAGGATCTATTTACAGTGCTGCTGTGCTAGCAAAAGAGTCCTGGCCATCTTCAGGCTCTTTTAAACAGCACCAGGGCAGCCTGCCGCCGTCCAGACGGTCATCCAATGGGAAGGCACAGGACTTTCCACAGGACAGGCATTCATTCACAGATACTGTGTATAGCATCTGCAGGGAGCAAGACAGAGCCACCAAATCATCAACAGTGCCCAAGCACTGGGAGAGCAGAACCTTCATGACGTCCTCAGGCAGTGCGTTCACGCTACCAATGATGAAGCTCAACCACAGGTCTGTAGAAAAGAGGAGGGGCTCAGACAGGACTGGGGAGGTAAGCAACGAGCATTTGGATGCAGATGCTATTCGCCATTGCCTTGAGTCTCTGGCAGCATCCGGGAGCATCACCAAAGCCAGTGTGGAAATGGCTCAAACTCACTCCATCCTCTCCCAGGACTCAGTGGAGGTTTACAAGAGCAGCGGCAGTCTGCAGGGAATGCCACACGTCTCCCAACAGGGCTCGCAAGTGCAACTGCTTCCTGCCTCACCTGGCCCCAAGATCAGAGGGTCTCACCTGTCCCTGAGTGCCCTATCGGACTACTCCAGGTCCATCGGCCTGGGCATCTGCCCGTCCACCCCTTCACGCCGGCACATGGAGCGACCCAGGCGCCTCAGTTGCCCTCGAATGGAGGGCCTGAGTAGTGGGGGCTACATCAAACTGGAGGGCCTCGGAGGAGAGTCCTTCGAGTCCTCGCTGTTTAGCTCTGCAGATCCTTTGTCCAAAGGTGAAGTTTCAGAATCTCTCCCCGTTGAAGAGGAGGGTGCCTCCAGTGAACCCGACAGTGGTGTCGTCAGGCGGTactcaaacaaagacaaactcATCATGATCTCCCGGTCAGACACTACTTTGGAGGACATTGAAACAGAGAGTGTAGAAATTTAA